A stretch of the Argentina anserina chromosome 6, drPotAnse1.1, whole genome shotgun sequence genome encodes the following:
- the LOC126800720 gene encoding probable F-box protein At5g04010, translated as MSPWQVFDLVSHHLDPKTLAIASCVCKSWFCCISSDHIWQPICTTHYPSLSNLKLTNPALPYYRLYAMASAAAKRRFESPSKPSLALHELIFTVNIINGNNVVLCLQKPGNELVVDCNGVFKFDIDVPDYEFEDAAFESVRVTWSVVLKGWKGVFNMLECQGKRGIVDWWFWAELPLPGCCSSLVDSGVVADMRLEFTDSKRGRNNFDVGRINKVTVGMLSSAKLRYVGVDDGLRYLQHFL; from the coding sequence atgtcTCCATGGCAAGTCTTCGACCTTGTTTCTCACCATCTCGACCCCAAAACCCTAGCCATAGCCTCTTGCGTCTGCAAGTCATGGTTCTGTTGCATTTCCTCCGACCACATTTGGCAGCCCATTTGCACCACCCATTACCCTTCTCTCTCTAACCTTAAGCTCACAAACCCCGCCCTTCCCTACTACCGCCTCTACGCCATGGCCTCCGCCGCCGCCAAACGCCGTTTCGAGAGCCCATCCAAACCCTCCCTTGCCCTCCACGAGCTCATCTTCACAGTCAACATCATCAACGGCAACAACGTTGTTCTGTGTCTTCAGAAACCCGGGAACGAGCTAGTCGTGGATTGCAATGGGGTGTTCAAGTTCGATATTGACGTCCCCGACTACGAGTTTGAAGATGCGGCGTTTGAGTCGGTGAGAGTTACGTGGAGTGTGGTGTTGAAAGGGTGGAAAGGGGTGTTTAATATGTTGGAATGTCAAGGGAAGAGAGGAATAGTCGACTGGTGGTTCTGGGCGGAGCTGCCTTTGCCGGGGTGTTGCTCGAGCCTCGTCGATAGTGGTGTGGTGGCGGATATGAGGTTGGAGTTTACTGATTCAAAAAGGGGTCGAAACAATTTTGATGTTGGGCGGATCAACAAGGTGACCGTGGGCATGTTGAGTTCAGCAAAGTTGAGATATGTCGGTGTGGATGATGGTCTAAGATACTTGCAACATTTTCTTTGA